The Streptomyces sp. SS1-1 genome has a segment encoding these proteins:
- a CDS encoding SDR family oxidoreductase, which translates to MRLLVLGGTEFAGRAVVEAALGRGWEVTVLHRGRHDPPAGVRSLRGDRTAPDGLAALAGDETWDAVVDTWSAAPRPVRDAARLLRDRAGRYVYVSSRSVYAWAPPAGYGEDAPVIGGAEAGAGQTDYARDKRGGELAAVEGFGAGRSLLVRAGLILGPYENVGRLPWWLNRMARGGPVLAPGPRDLPLQYVDVRDLAEWMLDAVEAGLSGAYNLTSPQGHATMGEFLDACAAVAGPDADLRWVEPDVVLGAGIEPWTQLPVWVPPGSDLHDALHAADVSRAVESGLRCRPVAETVADTWRWLQGLGGTAPRRPDRSLKGLDPEVEAKALAAAEDAPTA; encoded by the coding sequence ATGAGACTTCTGGTGCTGGGCGGTACGGAGTTCGCGGGACGGGCGGTCGTGGAGGCGGCGCTCGGGCGTGGCTGGGAGGTGACCGTCCTCCACCGGGGGCGGCACGACCCCCCGGCCGGGGTGCGGTCGCTGCGCGGTGACCGCACCGCGCCCGACGGGCTCGCCGCCCTCGCCGGGGACGAGACGTGGGACGCCGTGGTCGACACCTGGTCGGCGGCGCCCCGCCCGGTCCGGGACGCGGCCCGGCTGCTGCGGGACCGGGCGGGGCGGTACGTGTACGTGTCGAGCCGCTCGGTGTACGCGTGGGCGCCGCCCGCCGGGTACGGCGAGGACGCCCCGGTGATCGGGGGCGCCGAGGCGGGCGCCGGGCAGACCGACTACGCGCGCGACAAGCGGGGCGGCGAACTGGCCGCCGTCGAGGGGTTCGGGGCCGGCCGCTCACTGCTGGTGCGGGCCGGGCTGATCCTCGGGCCGTACGAGAACGTCGGCCGGCTGCCGTGGTGGCTGAACCGGATGGCGCGCGGCGGCCCGGTCCTGGCGCCCGGTCCCCGGGACCTGCCGTTGCAGTACGTCGACGTCCGGGACCTCGCGGAGTGGATGCTCGACGCGGTGGAGGCGGGGCTGAGCGGGGCGTACAACCTGACAAGTCCTCAGGGGCACGCCACTATGGGCGAGTTCCTCGACGCCTGCGCGGCGGTGGCCGGGCCGGACGCCGACCTGCGCTGGGTCGAGCCGGACGTCGTACTGGGCGCGGGCATCGAGCCCTGGACACAGCTCCCGGTGTGGGTGCCGCCGGGCAGCGACCTGCACGACGCGCTGCACGCGGCGGACGTCTCACGGGCCGTGGAGAGCGGGCTGCGGTGTCGTCCCGTCGCCGAGACGGTGGCGGACACCTGGCGGTGGCTCCAGGGCCTCGGCGGCACCGCGCCGCGGCGTCCGGACCGCTCCCTCAAGGGCCTGGATCCGGAGGTGGAGGCGAAGGCCCTCGCGGCCGCGGAGGACGCCCCCACCGCCTGA